The Coffea arabica cultivar ET-39 chromosome 6e, Coffea Arabica ET-39 HiFi, whole genome shotgun sequence genome contains the following window.
ACCGTTTAACGAACAGAGTTCAAACATGAGATATTCGGTTCGATTCGACTCATTTATACCTCTACTTAAACCCCAACTTAGATTGTTCAACTTTAAGTTTCCCTCTTCTTTCTTCTGCTCGTAAAGTTTAGAATTTCCctttaaagaataaaataattacacTTGACTTGTacataaatgaaaattaaaactatACTTAGCTCACAAACCAATGACATcctctttcttattttttttgttttttttaacaatttggtGAAGCAAACATCCAAGTAGGTGCCAAGGTGTCAAGCACCCTTTATAGGCgattaattaaaatttaaaacttggcATGTGCGACGAGTTAATTGCATGCATGCAAACAAAAAGACTAACAATTCCCTTAATAAACCCATTCCTATAGGCTATAACTTTGCTTAATAAGAAAAATCTCATTAGAGGTGACTGGGGTTAGAGAGGACGAGAGGGATGGTTAACTCTccattaaaagggaaaaaacaaaaaaatagttCGGTATTGACCAAAATGAACCGCCAAAAAAATCGGGCCAGCGTGCAGGTTCATAATAATTTCTACAAATGGTCAACGAATCAAGTCGGGAAGAAATTCTCTTGCAAGCTGCTCCCACCAAAACCATGCCTAACGTCTGCGCCACTCATTATTGGTCTCCAAaccaaaatgaatgaaaaagcCACTGTACTGGCTTTCCTAAAGTTTTTAACAACCATCTTTTGGGGTTTGTTGCCTTTTCTTTATTCGTCTTATTACGCCTTCACATTTGGGTGTCTTGTCTCCATCTTTTATCAACCAATTATATTAACTAGCAGTGTTATATTATAGCTGATAGTTGATACCTTTGGTCATATAATCAGAAACTCCCACACACCCAACAAACGGACCCCATCCTCCACGTTTTTCCACAAGTCTCCGTGATGGGAATTTATTTAACTAGACCAGGAAAATACTACTGTATTAGATATGCTTTATAATAGCGCGAAACAACTACTCCAAGCATAGAttattccaaaagaaaaaaagagaatggGAAAAGATAATACTGGTGGAAAAAAATTATCCTACTGAAAAGggtcttgaaaaaaaaaataaatgggaCTGATTGCTTAATTAACAATTTGAATTGGTAGTTTAAAGATGCTACCACTTATAAATTTTTAATCACATGAGTATCACATGACTtgtcattatatatatatatatatatatatatatatatatatatatatatatttggattAGAATATTATACGCAAAAAATGACTgacatattttttataattgttttatatggtaattttttttattcgtTTCAATTAtgctttttaaaaatattttgaaaaagataaaGATAATTATAATACTTCAAGATAGAAATAtcgattgaaaatataaaaaggtactATTGTTAATTTTCACCAAATGGGCAACCCAAAGTCCAAACCGTGATTCACCTTCTAGTTGTACATTTTTTCCGAGACAGTTAGCCCAGCCAATTTCATAACTTTACAGATCGGATTCCTTGAACTTGCAGGGAAAAGGGGGCAAAAAAAGGGACTAAAAGACTTTTCATGATCCgaccgaaaaagaaaaacataaatcgaatattcaaaatattcaaatcctAACTAGTTGTGTCACTACTACATGTGATTGCACGTAGTCCCTACGCGATCCCACCAGCCATGGCAGACCGCCCCAGCGATCCGCAGCATGTTTGTTTGGATCCCCTGTTTTTtaagaattaattttttaaatataataaaaaattttaaaaagtactttaaaagataatttaaaaattagtttaaatttttttaaaaatttttaaaaatatttcaaaatatattgtAAAAACTCTTCTcatcttaaatattttaaaatatttcctaaaaatatttcaaaatatactctaaaaactctactacagtaaaatttttcaaaaacaccaaaaaaaaatagctaatccaaacggttgcGTGCTTCTACAGTAAAGCTATATACACGCGCGCGCACATGTACATAcgtatatatatctatatatatatatatactagtatGGTTCTGGCCGTGCTACGCAGCGGCCCACCCACTAATATGATCAACTAAATCTGTAACAATGAGAATAATTTGCTAAGGTTCAAGAGATAAATAATATTAGGGATAATgatattaaaaattatttttctccatcctaGGACACAAgttcaaaatcattttttttatttaacgtacatcgtattaaaaaaataatgatttttaaaaaaattattttaaataattttctaTCAAAACATGCTTGCTTAGGGTCTATTTGTATCAatggaaaattttttcaaaaaaatgttttcccttttttctgaTGTTTGGCTGAAAAAgcgttcaaaaattttttttctagaaaaaaggTTTTACTCTATCCAATGGAAACCAAACTTCTGCAAAAGGTTTCAGTGAATCTAAATCAACGGTATTGTTGGTTACATTATCTTATTCAATTGTTCATAGAATTTTCTATGAATGCtttaaaaagatttttttttaaccattttTTGACTTTCAAATTGATTGTGGTGTTTAACATGGATTGTCTATAGTAGTAGTAGAGAGATACTAACCGATAATTATATTAGAATGcgaatttttcaagaaaatgatttttaGCGAAAAGATTTTCCTGGGAAAATTATTTTACAAGCAAACAGACGGACCCTCAAGTGGCACTACTTTACCACTGGGACGTTGTTACGCCCCACCCACTCGCGGCCACATTTTACCATGCAAAACCATACACACAGCAGTGAGCTCTCTCTTGCGGCTCTCAGTTGTCACCAATACAACCTCTCATCAAGGTGGAGTAACATTTATTTTTAATCAGCAGAAAATAGCACCAACCGAACTCAAAAATGAATACAACGGTGGTAAAATGAATACACTTGCGACGGTCAGATGTCATCTTTGGCTTAAGTTTTCTTCCGCAAATGAGATGAAAAGTTCTCGGCAAATACAAAAACTGCAAATGCTCCCAGCACTTCTTTTATTGCGTTTAACTCAGGTAGACGGCAAAATTTCAAACACTCCTAGAGCAATAAAACAGTGGTGGaacacaaacggctactatagTTCAAAACTTTCTTCTTTGATAACCGAGTACACGACGCTACATATCGACATGGTTGGTCAAATGTTGATCATCCACACATatgtttcaaattttaaataatcacACTTCACTTCTAGAGCCAACATGTCAATGTTCATCAACTCCCATTTTGCTAGGAAATACACAGCTAACCTTACTAATGCATCTGTTGTGTTATGCTGCTTGTATTCCATCCACTACATTCTTGGGGATTCGCAGATATTTGGACTCTTTCACCCAACTTCAGCCTTCACAGTAAGGCACCTCTTAAAAGTCGGGCAACCCTTGAAAttaaaaaacagaagaaaaaacaaagataaGTTAATCCGAAGAATTATCATCATAATTATATTCTTTTATGCATAACATCAAACACATAACAGTCTTTAATTAACGGAAGAGAATATAAACAGAAGGTaggaacattaaaaaaaaattgcagttcAAAATAGGAGGAGAGAATTTAGAAGCGTACCTATGTTTTCTTTGCTCAGCTGAATGCTGGCAAAACTCGGAAACAGAAGTATATATAAGGCTGGCAATAGTAGGTTTTGGAAGCTGTACCATAGATGATAACTCGGTACAACAGTCATCCCTAAATCCCTAAAGTGAGcagattttggaggaaaagaaatttcagtGAGCCGATTTCTGGGACAAAAGAAAACTTCAGATGCATGTGGAGGATTTTTTCGGTGGCAATCGAAAGAAAGTACAATTAGTTGTTGGAGGATTGGTAGAAAACTGAAGATTTTGCAGGATGATAGATTTTGGGGGAAGAGAAATTTAACTGAGCTGAATTTTCGGGCAAAAGAAAACTTCACGTGCATGTCGAGGATTTTCTGGGCtgcaataaaaaagaaagacaattaGTTGTTGGAGGAATTGGTAGAAAAGTGAAGATTTTGCAGGAAGGACAATTAGAAAGGGGAAGCAAGTTCTAGCTACCTATCCGAcggaaagaaagggaaagaaactTCACTTCATTGACTAATAAGACCATTAGGTGGTGTTGACTAACTTACATGACAGAGCAACCAGTTCTAACGGACATGACACAACAATATTTTAATTCcaatcaataattcaaaaacAACCCATGTGATAAAAGGAGTCCATAAATAGTCCACAACTATTTGCATTTGACcagaaaattataaaagaaaTGATTTGAAATGTACAAAAATAGCCCTAAATAGTTAGTAATTATTTAAAGAGCTAGTTTTCATAAAAGGATTCAATTGACCTTTCTGACCAAttaaaaaccaaacaaaaggaacaaatgaaaataattaaaccatTGTTACCAATTAGCCCCTAAATAGTAAGGAACTATTAAGCCTTTGAATTTGGATACCAAGCTCAAATAGACATTTCTCTCTCTTTAATGtccaaaataaagaaatgaaatttGTTTCCTCAAATGAGATCTTGAAACTGGAGAACTTGAGTTGTTCTCTTATCTAGTTGGTAGATATATGTACAAACACCATCTCCGCAACTGCGTTAGCTCTGACGGTATCAAAATTTGGTAGTTTTATTGCGATGCCAAAATTTGCAGTCATTTCGTtctacaaataaataaatagtaaatactACGGCAGCATCACCAAGGATTGAACCGACGCATATTTGACTTCGCCATAGtcctctttctcttcttcttcatcttttcTTTCCGGCTGTTGTTGAACTTTACCGAGAGGCGAAGGAGCTTCGTTTCTTTAGCAGTGCTGAGCAACTGAAGGCATGGCGAAGCCAGGAGTTACGATGGAGGTTGGAAACGACGGCGTTGCCGTCATCTCCATCTACAATCCTCCAGTCAATTCCCTTGCTATTCCAAGTAATCTCTCTAAATTAGTATATGATTATACTGCATTTATTTATCCGTTGCTAACTtttgttaacaaaaaaaaatgaatttgacTGCAGTTCTGGCGGGGATAAAGGAGATGTTTGATGAGGCGGTGAGGAGAAATGACGTTAAAGCTTTAGTTGTCTTTGGTAAACTCTCCTGATTCAGTTCTCTTATAGAAGGATTGATTGGTTTAATGTGATCCTGACATGTACGTGTGACTATAGTTGAGTATTTTTATTTGCTTAGCTGCTAGTTTATCCAATTAACCGCATTCTGAGCGTAAATTCATTGAAATCTCGTCTGGATTAGAGTTTTCAGAAGTAATTGATATTTAACGGTTCTCGAGCTTTTTATTTGGAATCGTTATCaattaatttccattttttaccaaaacgTTAACAACTACAGTCTGTCAAGTAACGTTCAAGGTTTTTGGTTTAGTAGAAATTGATGTTGATTACTCTGTTGATGTGGAAATAGGTTGGCAGGATTTAGTTGATTATTCCTTCTAGTTCCTATGTACATTTCTCCTGATCTGGTATAACTGGATACGATTTTCTGAATTTTACAAGGTGGACAAAATTAATCTCGAAGCCCTAGTCAATGTTCTGGGTGACCCTTCCTTGGAATTTAGATAGTTATGTACTGTGGGACactacctttttcttttcttaatgtatttattaaaaaaaaattgctcatTTCAGTATTTACTTTTGGAATTTGATTCATTAAATACACTGCAAGGCAGAAGTTATCTCTATGTTAGCCTTTGCGACGAGATCATCTAGAAAGGTAATGACAGTAGTCTGGAACATTGTAACTAcaaattttcatctttttaaTCAGAAATTGGTTAGCATCTGAGATAGGATATGATCCAAAAATTGTCTCGCTAGGTAGTGTGTTTTCTATGAACTTTATTCCTTGTcatttgtttttgtttgattATGATATTGATGATATCTTCTTATGGGTGAGAGAGTGAATTGCTTTGTTGGGGAAAGGTATctgattttattttcttttctttttcacttgGCATTAAAAAGGCAAAGGCGGGAAATTTTCTGGTGGTTTTGACATCAATGTATTTGGCAATGTCCACAAGACAGGTAGATGCCTATCTGCACATTTAAGTTTGTCCATTGTAGTTCATCTCATGGTGTTATGTTATCTGGACGTCATGAAGTGCTAACTTGACACATGAACTTGCAGGAGACAATTCTGTGTTACCAGATGTATCTATTGATCTCTTGGTCAACACTATTGGAGGTCTTTGCCTCATTATCCttcaacttttaaaaatttgactGAGAGCGAttgtttttttctatttttcgttagtttagtgattataattaTTGCTTGTCTTCACAATTTCAGATGCAAAAAAGCCTGCTGTTGCTGCTGTAGAAGGACTTGCCTTAGGGGGTGGCTTAGAGCTGGCAATGGTTAGCGGGATTTTAATAATTATTGAAGTTTCTTGACTTCTGTTACCCTGAGGATTCTTCAATTACTCTTGACTTTTTGCAGGCATGCCATGCACGAATTGCTGCTCCAAGAGCACAACTTGGCTTGCCAGAACTGACTCTTGGAGTCATTCCTGGATTTGGAGGTCTAGTTTTATTTAAAATCTGCAGTTCCTTTTAGTTAGATTCATAGAGATCTGAGAAAAACATCATAATGATATCCTAACCTGAATGACTGACATGAGAACCATGCTTGCTTTTTAGGCACACAACTTCTTCCAAGGCTTGTTGGTTTGTCAAAGGCAATTGAGATCATGCTGGTGAGTTCTGCTCCAACATATCGGTAGAAGAGAAAGAAACCCTTGAAACTTTTGGCCTAGTTGCTAAATTATACTACATATGCATATGACACACAACAGTTGCAGTATGGTTAGGGGTGTATGTATTGATTTTAGACGAACTCCATCATGAGTAATTATGAATCTGATTTCTGTGTTCTTTTCTTGATTTATCTCAAGTCATGACATGGGATATGTGCTTCCAATAATGCATCCACTCTAGCAGTTCACTGAGGGGGAAATTTCATTTGTCAAATATGTGCTTCCAAGTCATGACTTGAGTTGAAATGCTTGATTGTTAAACCTTCTGCATTTAAAGCAGTTGAATTGAATTTTATGATTCTTACACTTATTGAGGTTGCGCTTTCTTTTAGGTCACTGTTTCATAGTATATGTAAATAGGGTCCTTGTGCAACTAGATTACAACTGCAGGCCTTGCATTGGCAGGAATCTCCTATACACGGTTTTCCATCTTTCTAGTAGTTTGGTATCTTTAATCTCTCTCTTTGAATTGTTAAACTCATAACGAATTTTGCCTTATGACATATCGTGGTGTATTTATGGTCATAGTTGTTCATGTTCATAAGTATCATGTATATGGTGGTTGCTAAGACTAGAGAATGGAAGATAAccatttcttattttaacctattGTGCTGAATGATTACATGGGAGGGAGGGGTGCATCCTGTTACTTAGATGCTTTTTTATTGCTACACATTCTGCGTAGCAAGGCAGAGTGTAGATTGACTAAACTATCCTACTATTGCATGAAATTCCATTTATAGATGTCAATGCTTTTGGCAGTTATCTAAATCAATAATGTCAGAAGAAGGAAAGAAGTCTGGTCTTATCGATGAAATTGTATCTTCCGGTGAGTTGTTGAATGTGTCTCGGTGTTGGGCCCTTGACATTGCTGAAAGGCGCAAACCGTGGTTGCGTACGCTTCACAGAACTGACAAGTTGGGCTCCCTCGCTGAAGCACGCAATATATTGAAGGCAGCAAGACAACAAGCCAAACAGGTAGCTCGAAACATGCCTCAACACCAGGCATGTCTTGATGCCATAGAGGAAGGTGTTGTTCATGGAGCATATAGCGGAGTTTTAAAGGTAATTTTTGTCTGTGCTTCTAAATTACAGTTGGCACTACCTGATAAGTTTTCTCCAAGGAAGAAAATCCCTTACGATTTTAACATGGACTGAATTCAATGGTGTCCTTTCGAAGAATCGAATTTACTGGTTAAAACTGTCCACATAGATGTTCTTATTCTGTTAGGATCCTGTCATTCATCACCCATTGTGCAAACTTTTTCTTGTCAGACAAatgctttttatttttcttcagaATTGCTTGTAAAAGCTGCTAAATTTTTTCTACCTGGTTCTTGCGGTGAATAGTATCACAAGATTGACAAGAGACGGGCACTGATGTTGGACCTGAGAATTGTTCTTTGCAAAAAGAATTGTCTTGTCACTACCTTGAGATGTGAAATTCTAGTTTCCATGCTAATTGACAGGCCTTACTCTCATTTATTAacctttttccctctttttggCAGGAGGCAAAGGTATTTAAAGAGATAGTTCtgtcagatacttcaaagggTCTTGTTCACAATTTCTTTGCCCAACGGGCAACATCAAAGGTACAATTAGTGTGTGATAATGAATTGCGAAACTTTTCCCCTCTTTTTGTTTGCCTTTGTCTTTCCCTCCAGCTCGACTAAACGAAGATCTACCAGGTCCAGTCCTTTTCGTAGATGATGATTTCTGTCTTTAACAAATGGCAGGTACCTAATGTTACTGATGTTGGGCTCAAACCAAGGCCAGTAAAAAAGGTTGCTGTCATTGGTGGTGGTCTTATGGGTTCTGGCATAGCTACTGCACTTATCTTGAGCAACATTTATGTTGTTCTCAAGGAAATAAACTCTGAATATCTCCTCAAAGGAATAAAAGCAATTGAAGGTAATTGCTGTTTGCATTTTTATTGGTTATTGCATCTGTTTGTCTAATGAACTGATGCATAGACAATTACtattaggaaaaagaaaagaagaaagtaaGGGAGAGGTTGAACTATATACCAGGAATTACCATACCTGGGCTTTTGGGCTACAATGTAAATTGTAGTGCTGTATCAGGCATGGTTATATCATCAGTCTTACATAAGTCTTGTAATGCAGCAAATGTCTGGGGCTTGGTGTCTAGAAAAAAGTTAACAGATGATAAAGCACAGAAAGCCCTTTCACTGCTTAAAGGTGTAGTAGATTACTCAGAATTCAAGGATGTGGACATGGTGATTGAGGTATGGGCTCAaacatgtctttttttttttttgaaagtagACTTAAACTTTCTTATTTAGCTTTACGGGATTAAAACTTTGATGCAGGGCATTCAGCTATAGAGTACTAAGTGGTTTGCtaattggaatttttttttattttgaaagtaTTTTTTGATTAACTTGTTTCTCCTAATGTAAGAAAGGTCTTAGAACTGTGCAATGTCCATGAAATGTAGTTATTTGATACAAATACATCCAAATTGCAGGCTGTTGTTGAGAATATAtccttaaaacaaaaaatatttgGTGAACTTGAGAAGATCTGCCCTCCACATTGCATTTTGGCAACCAACACATCTACCATCGATCTAAACATAATAGGGGAAGGGACCAAATCTCAAGATAGAATTGTGGGAGCCCATTTTTTCAGGTTAAAGTTTACAGCTTTTCTATTTAAATAAATTTGAATGTTATAGGCATTTTGATTCTAAAATGCAGAGTAAGgtgtaatttaaaattttttatttctcaaatCGATTAACTTCAGTACTGGCAACATGGTTGTTGAGTCCATGtaccaaatttcatgtttcTTCCAGAAGAGACATATCAACCACATAGGTAAATATAACAATTGGAGCTTTGATGTTGATACACTAAAATGAAATTAGCCTTTTAGATTCTCCATAATGGATTCAAATGATCTTGCTTATATTTTACACTCTTTAATGctgcaaaaagaaaaggaagtgaACTCCCAAGCATTAGGCCTATCTAAAATTGACCCTTGATCTTCTAGCTATACACGATTTACAGTTCTACCCCAAAGCTTATCTGAGGCAAGTAGGTAGATGAACACAGTAGTGCAAAGAATATTTTTGGTGCTGCACTTAGCTGCTTAATAATGTCATTGCGTTCATATCATGCTGATGATTATGATTTTTGATAATGAGAGAATTTCTTCCTTCTGGATCATGCATTGGGAACAAAGAGTATAGACGAGAAAATTAGACATTGCAACAGATTTATTTTTGTGCCAAAACAAACTATGACGATGGTGTTTGTATTGTCCAGCCCCTTTTGAAAAGATGGTATGAGAATCTTTCCTTGCAAATGTAACAAAAGTCAAGTAGTTCCCTTAGATTCCCcaaccacccccccccccccccccaaaaaaaatagctAGAATTACAGGAATCTGACATTTAAGAACcaacagaagaaaagaaaagagcaaaATATTGTAGGATCTCGGGGAGCAGATTTTAATACTCAAAAAGTGGCTCATTTGTTCACTACTCTTACTGCTTCTGATAGTTGCTTTTTCTGTCGATGTCCCTTGTAAATGCTATTTATTATTTACATTGACAACCACTCTTGCTGAAAAAGGCTTATATTCCAATTTGCTAAGTTGATGTTGATGTGAAACAGTCCTGCACATGTGATGCCTTTGTTGGAGATTGTGCGGACTGAAAAGACTTCTGCCCAAGTAATTCTGGACCTTATGACAGTTGGAAAGATTATCAAAAAAGTACCTGTTGTGGTGGGAAACTGTACCGGCTTTGCTGTCAATAGAGCCTTCTTCCCATACAACCAGGGTGCACATTTTTTGCTTCATTTGGGCGTTGATCCATTCAGAATTGACCAGCTGATTAGCAACTTCGGTTTGCCTATGGGACCATTCCAGTAATGTTTCTCTCTTTCATGTTTTAGGATGTAATTAAAAATGGTATGCAACTAGGCATGTTTCATTGTCAAGCATCCCTTTTATGTG
Protein-coding sequences here:
- the LOC113696296 gene encoding peroxisomal fatty acid beta-oxidation multifunctional protein AIM1-like, with amino-acid sequence MAKPGVTMEVGNDGVAVISIYNPPVNSLAIPILAGIKEMFDEAVRRNDVKALVVFGKGGKFSGGFDINVFGNVHKTGDNSVLPDVSIDLLVNTIGDAKKPAVAAVEGLALGGGLELAMACHARIAAPRAQLGLPELTLGVIPGFGGTQLLPRLVGLSKAIEIMLLSKSIMSEEGKKSGLIDEIVSSGELLNVSRCWALDIAERRKPWLRTLHRTDKLGSLAEARNILKAARQQAKQVARNMPQHQACLDAIEEGVVHGAYSGVLKEAKVFKEIVLSDTSKGLVHNFFAQRATSKVPNVTDVGLKPRPVKKVAVIGGGLMGSGIATALILSNIYVVLKEINSEYLLKGIKAIEANVWGLVSRKKLTDDKAQKALSLLKGVVDYSEFKDVDMVIEAVVENISLKQKIFGELEKICPPHCILATNTSTIDLNIIGEGTKSQDRIVGAHFFSPAHVMPLLEIVRTEKTSAQVILDLMTVGKIIKKVPVVVGNCTGFAVNRAFFPYNQGAHFLLHLGVDPFRIDQLISNFGLPMGPFQLQDVAGYGVAVAVKEIFASAFAGRTFESSLVDFLIKNGRNGKSNGKGYYIYQKGSKAKPDPSVLPIIDESRKLANVMPGGKPISVTDQEVVEMILFPVVNESCRVLDEGIVIRASDLDVASVLGMSFPTYRGGIVFWADTIGADYIYKKLKKWSEAYGNFYKPSRFLEERALRGIPLSAPTSTSSASKSRL